The proteins below are encoded in one region of Stigmatopora argus isolate UIUO_Sarg chromosome 2, RoL_Sarg_1.0, whole genome shotgun sequence:
- the LOC144064210 gene encoding b(0,+)-type amino acid transporter 1-like, translating to MSWIVPLFVVFSTFGSANGTCFTAGRLAYVSGRNGHMVKFLSFISLRRLTPAPALMFNGFLAMLYIIPADINTLINYFSFAQWFFYGLTMLSLIVMRFTRKELKRPVKIPIIIAVIMVLISCYLVLSPIIENPEIEYLYSSLFILSGLLLYYPFVHLKVKWARNLMRPITMHLQLLMEVVPPDKCE from the exons ATGTCTTGGATTGTTCCACTTTTTGTCGTCTTTTCCACATTTGGCTCGGCCAATGGAACCTGTTTCACTGCTGGCAG GTTGGCCTACGTAAGTGGCCGAAATGGTCACATGGTAaaatttttatcatttattagCCTGAGGCGTTTAACCCCAGCCCCAGCGCTCATGTTCAAT GGTTTTCTGGCTATGTTATACATAATCCCAGCAGACATCAACACCCTCATCAACTACTTCAGTTTTGCTCAGTGGTTTTTCTACGGCCTGACCATGTTGTCCCTTATTGTCATGCGTTTCACTAGAAAAGAGTTAAAAAGACCAGTCAAG ATTCCCATTATAATAGCTGTGATAATGGTGCTCATCTCTTGCTATCTGGTGCTTTCTCCGATCATTGAAAATCCTGAAATAGAATACCTCTACAGTTCATTGTTTATCCTCAGTGGGCTCCTCCTGTACTACCCCTTTGTCCACTTGAAAGTCAAGTGGGCACGTAATCTCATGA GGCCCATCACCATGCATCTGCAGCTCTTGATGGAAGTGGTACCTCCTGATAAATGTGAATGA